The proteins below come from a single Branchiostoma floridae strain S238N-H82 chromosome 5, Bfl_VNyyK, whole genome shotgun sequence genomic window:
- the LOC118415765 gene encoding structural maintenance of chromosomes protein 1A-like: MGYLRELEMENFKSYRGKQTIGPFKQFTAIIGPNGAGKSNLMDAISFVLGEKTTLLRAKRLSDLIHGTPVGKPAGNKASVTAVYAEDDGSEIRFTRVVHASGSATDYKVNGKSVGMQAYQQELEKLGILIKAKNFLVFQGAVESIAMKNPKERTAMFEEISRSGELTEEYAKKRAEMLKAEEDTSFSYQKKKGIAAEKKEAKQEKDEAEKYQRLKDDLVKAQLQLKLFKLYHNEQEIKIHRRELNSKTEEVENFLAHRDSVEENIKAKKKEHGKMGRDMAVIEKNIREKEVELNKKRPQYIKAKENTAHMMQKLAAAEKSAKNAKKAHDKHLKEIKDLEREVEEVERRRKEFEAKIEEESQSQGRDIQLEQEQVKEYNRLKEEAGKRAAQYSAELDGVNRAQRADQDRYDNEMRKKNEVQARIKQKEHEMEENKKRLEKLEEYIKKSQASVEEQKEQRARLEKDVGSAKGRIEYINRELESIVGELGEAKVDRQESARSAKKQELMENLKRLFPGVYGRLIDLCEPTHRKYQIAITKVMGKNMDAIVVDAEKTARDCIQYMKEQRSEPETFLPLDYIEVRGTNEKLREIRNPHGVKLVIDVIRYEPASVKKALQFACGNSLVCESPDDAKKVAFEMGERHKAVSLDGTMFQKSGVISGGATDLKAKARRWDDKRLDTLKVRKDELTTELKEQLKNKRKESELNTIKSQINGLETRLKYSQTDYNTTRDRHLKKNEEDHQKFSHELELFDPRLQEIENRMTERAKNIQLLKDQMNRVEDEVFSTFCEQIGVENIRQYEERELRVQQERTKKRLEFENQKSRLSNQLDYEKSRDTAASVKKWEKEVKREQSELEKLKTEETKHMKVIDNEQKNLEDLKNSRLLKKTMMDDKNTEIESIRKEMAGVQKDINHTQKQVTALETKLEQKRADRHSLLKSCKMDDIKLPMKKGSMEDITEAGEISGSQGESESGVDSGSTQGAKQIYEREAQIELNYRQLSSDLKDLDTTEEVCTMSDKLASEVINMQSNLQRISAPNMKAMEKLDAAQERLQETANQFEEARRRAKKAKQNFEMVRKERFDRFNNMFEHVSTRIDEIYKQLSRNHSAQAFLGPENPEEPYLDGINYNCVAPGKRFRPMDNLSGGEKTVAALALLFSIHSYQPAPFFVLDEIDAALDNTNIGKVAQYIKEQSEGSFQCIVISLKEEFYNRADALVGIYPEQGDCTISNTLTLDLTKYQESTKGQGSPSKR; this comes from the exons ATGGGCTACTTGAGGGAGCTGGAGATGGAGAATTTTAAGTCGTACAGGGGCAAACAGACCATCGGGCCTTTCAAACAATTCACCGCCATCATAGGGCCCAATGGGGCAG GCAAGTCCAACCTCATGGATGCCATCAGTTTTGTGCTCGGTGAGAAGACGACACTTCTACGAGCAAAGCGCCTGTCGGACCTGATCCATGGCACCCCAGTGGGAAAACCAGCGGGAAACAAAGCTTCAGTCACAGCAGTGTACGCAGAGGATGATGGGTCTGAGATTCGCTTCACAAGAGT GGTACACGCATCAGGGTCTGCCACGGACTACAAGGTGAACGGCAAG TCCGTGGGTATGCAGGCGTACCAACAGGAGCTGGAGAAGCTGGGCATCCTGATCAAGGCCAAGAACTTCCTGGTGTTCCAGGGTGCAGTGGAGTCCATCGCCATGAAGAACCCTAAGGAGAGGACAGCTATGTTTGAGGAAATCAGCAG GTCTGGAGAGCTTACTGAGGAGTATGCCAAGAAGCGTGCAGAGATGTTGAAGGCTGAGGAGGACACCTCCTTCAGCTACCAGAAGAAGAAGGGCATTGCTGCAGAGAAGAAGGAAGCTAAGCAGGAGAAAGATGAAGCAGAGAAGTACCAGCGGCTCAAGGATGACTTG GTGAAAGCCCAGTTACAGCTGAAACTCTTCAAGCTGTACCATAATGAGCAGGAGATTAAGATACACCGCAGGGAGCTGAACTCCAAGACAGAGGAAGTGGAGAACTTCCTGGCTCACAGGGACAGCGTGGAAGAAAACATCAAGGCAAAGAAAAAGGAACATGGGAAGATGGGACGTGACATGGCCGTCATAGAGAAGAACATCAGGGAGAAG GAAGTGGAGTTGAACAAGAAGAGACCACAGTACATCAAAGCTAAGGAGAATACTGCCCACATGATGCAGAAACTTGCTGCAGCAGA GAAGTCAGCCAAGAATGCCAAAAAGGCTCATGATAAACATCTGAAGGAGATAAAAGACTTGGAGCGAGAGGTGGAGGAGGTAGAGCGCCGCCGTAAGGAGTTTGAAGCTAAGATTGAAGAGGAGAGTCAGAGCCAAGGACGGGACATCCAGCTGGAACAGGAACAG GTGAAAGAATATAACCGACTGAAGGAAGAGGCAGGGAAGCGGGCAGCGCAGTACTCGGCAGAGCTGGACGGCGTGAACAGGGCGCAGCGGGCGGACCAGGACCGGTACGACAACGAGATGAGGAAGAAAAACGAGGTGCAGGCTCGGATCAAGCAGAAAGAGCATGAGATGGAAGAGAACAAGAAACGTCTGGAGAAACTTGAGGAGTACATCAA GAAGAGCCAAGCATCAGTTGAAGAGCAGAAGGAACAGCGTGCTCGTCTGGAGAAGGACGTGGGCTCGGCCAAAGGTCGCATCGAATACATCAACAGGGAACTGGAGTCCATTGTAGGAGAACTGGGAGAGGCTAAG GTTGACCGTCAGGAGAGTGCCCGCAGTGCTAAGAAACAGGAGCTTATGGAGAATCTCAAGCGGCTTTTCCCAGGAGTG TATGGCCGTCTGATAGATCTCTGTGAGCCGACCCATCGCAAGTACCAGATCGCCATCACCAAGGTGATGGGAAAGAACATGGACGCTATTGTGGTGGACGCTGAGAAAACAGCACGTGACTGTATCCAGTACATGAAAGAACAGCGTTCGGAGCCGGAGACGTTCCTTCCGTTGGATTACATTGAAGTGCGAGGGACCAATGAAAAGCTAAG GGAAATCCGTAACCCTCATGGTGTGAAGCTTGTGATTGATGTGATCCGTTATGAGCCAGCCTCCGTGAAGAAGGCCCTACAGTTCGCCTGTGGTAACTCCCTGGTGTGTGAGTCACCTGATGATGCCAAGAAGGTGGCCTTCGAGATGGGGGAGAGACACAAG GCTGTGTCCCTGGATGGAACCATGTTTCAGAAGTCTGGTGTGATCTCAGGAGGAGCTAC TGACCTGAAAGCAAAGGCACGTCGCTGGGACGACAAGCGACTGGATACCCTGAAGGTCCGCAAAGACGAGCTGACAACAGAGCTCAAGGAACAGTTGAAGAACAAACGGAAGGAATCAGAGCTCAATACCATCAAATCACAGATCAACGGTCTGGAAACACGCTTGAAGTACTCACAGACAGACTACAACACCACG CGAGACCGTCACCTGAAGAAGAACGAAGAAGACCACCAAAAGTTCAGCCATGAGCTGGAGCTGTTTGAC CCGCGGTTGCAGGAGATAGAGAACAGGATGACGGAGCGAGCCAAGAACATCCAGTTGTTGAAAGACCAGATGAACCGTGTGGAGGATGAGGTCTTTTCAACATTCTGTGAGCAAATTGGAGTCGAAAACATCAG ACAGTACGAAGAGCGAGAGCTTCGCGTACAGCAAGAGCGCACCAAGAAGCGCCTGGAGTTTGAGAACCAGAAGTCCCGCTTGTCCAACCAACTGGACTACGAGAAATCTCGAGACACTGCGGCGAGCGTGAAGAAGTGGGAGAAGGAAGTGAAGAGAGAACAGTCTGAGTTGGAGAAACTCAAAACAGAGGAAACCAAACACATGAAG GTGATAGacaatgaacagaaaaatttgGAGGACTTGAAGAATTCTCGGCTGCTGAAGAAGACAATGATGGACGATAAGAACACGGAGATCGAGTCCATCCGTAAAGAAATGGCCGGGGTGCAGAAAGACATCAACCACACCCAGAAACAAGTCACCGCCCTGGAGAccaaactggaacagaaacGGGCAGACAGACACAGCCTGCTCAAGTCCTGCAAG ATGGATGACATCAAGTTGCCCATGAAGAAAGGTTCCATGGAGGACATCACCGAGGCTGGTGAGATCTCCGGCAGCCAGGGCGAGTCTGAGTCGGGTGTGGACAGTGGCAGCACCCAGGGGGCCAAGCAGATCTACGAACGGGAGGCACAGATTGAGCTCAACTACCGCCAGCTCAGCAGTGATCTCAAAGAT CTGGACACGACTGAGGAAGTCTGCACCATGAGCGACAAGCTTGCCTCCGAGGTCATCAACATGCAGTCCAACCTGCAGCGGATATCAGCCCCAAATATGAAGGCCATGGAAAA ATTGGATGCAGCCCAAGAACGTTTACAGGAAACAGCCAACCAGTTTGAGGAAGCACGCCGCCGCGCCAAGAAGGCCAAGCAGAACTTCGAGATGGTTCGCAAAGAGAGATTCGACAGATTCAACAATATGTTCGAGCACGTGTCTACACGGATCGATGAAATATACAAA CAACTGTCGAGAAACCACAGTGCCCAGGCTTTCCTGGGCCCAGAAAATCCCGAGGAACCTTACCTGGACGGCATCAACTACAACTGTGTGGCTCCAGGGAAACGGTTCCGCCCCATGGACAACCTGTCCGGCGGGGAAAAGACTGTAGCAGCTCTGGCACTGCTCTTCTCCATACACAG CTACCAGCCAGCTCCATTCTTTGTGCTGGATGAGATTGATGCAGCACTGGACAACACCAACATTGGGAAG GTTGCCCAGTACATCAAGGAGCAGTCTGAGGGCAGCTTCCAGTGCATCGTCATCTCCTTAAAGGAGGAGTTCTACAACCGAGCAGATGCACTCGTCGGGATTTATCCTGAG CAAGGAGACTGTACCATCAGCAACACCCTGACCCTTGACCTGACCAAGTATCAGGAGAGTACCAAGGGACAGGGCAGCCCCAGCAAGCGATGA